GGGGGGGGGGGGGGGGGGGGGGGGGGGGGGGGGGGGGGGGGGGGGGGGGGGGGGGGGGGGGGGGGGGGGGGGGGGGGGGGGGGGGGGGGGGGGGGGGGGGGGGGGGGGGGGGGGGGGGGGGGGGGGTCGCGCGCGACGTCGAGAGCCGTGGCAAAGTCGCCTGCGGTGATGAGCTTGCGGAACTTGGCCGAGCCGGTGATGTTCGTGCGTTCGCCGACATTGACGAAGGGAATGTCCTTGGTCAGCGTGAACGGCTCAAGGCCGGACAGGCGCATGTGGGTGGAAATTTCGGGAATCTGCCGCGGCGGATATTTGCTGACTGCCTCGGCAATCGCCCGGATGTGGTCGGGCGTCGAACCGCAGCAGCCGCCGACGATATTCAGCAGCCCCTCTTCGGCAAAGCCTTCCAGCTGCGCGGCCATCGCCTCGGGGCTTTCGTCATACTGGCCGAATTCGTTGGGCAGACCGGCATTGGGATAGGCACAGACAAAGGTGTCGGCAACGCTGGAGATTTCAGCGAGATGGGCGCGCATCGCATTGGCGCCAAGCGCGCAGTTCAGGCCGATGGTGAAGGGCTCCGCGTGACGCACGGAATGCCAGAATGCTGTCGGCGTCTGACCGGACAATGTGCGGCCTGAGAGATCGGTGATCGTGCCCGAAATCATGATGGGCAGGGTAATGCCCTTTTCCTCGAAGACTTCCTGCGTGGCGAACACCGCAGCCTTGGCATTCAGTGTGTCGAAGATCGTTTCGATGAGGATGATGTCGGCGCCGCCGTCCATCAGGCCGCGCACCTGATCCGCATAGGCAATGCGCAGATCGTCAAAGGTAACGGCGCGATAGCCGGGATTGTTCACGTCAGGCGAAATGGATGCAGTCCGGTTCGTCGGTCCGAGCGCCCCGGCCACAAAGCGGCGCTTGCCGTCCTTCTGTTCGGCCTTGATCGCTGCGCGGCGGGCAAGGCGGGCGCCATCGCGGTTCAGCTCATAGACAACCTCTTCCATGCTGTAGTCAGCCTGGGCAATGGTCGTGGACGAGAAGGTGTTGGTTTCGAGAATGTCCGCACCGGCCATGGCATAGGCGTAGTGGATATCCTCGATGGCCTGGGGTTGCGTCAGAATCAGGAGGTCGTTATTGCCCTGCAGGTGACAGGAGCAATCGGCAAAG
This is a stretch of genomic DNA from Candidatus Methylacidithermus pantelleriae. It encodes these proteins:
- a CDS encoding homocysteine S-methyltransferase family protein, which produces MNIAVDNLFGPMGAPRDGSEVFEALTKAAQERILILDGAMGTQIQGLSLNEDDFRGERFADCSCHLQGNNDLLILTQPQAIEDIHYAYAMAGADILETNTFSSTTIAQADYSMEEVVYELNRDGARLARRAAIKAEQKDGKRRFVAGALGPTNRTASISPDVNNPGYRAVTFDDLRIAYADQVRGLMDGGADIILIETIFDTLNAKAAVFATQEVFEEKGITLPIMISGTITDLSGRTLSGQTPTAFWHSVRHAEPFTIGLNCALGANAMRAHLAEISSVADTFVCAYPNAGLPNEFGQYDESPEAMAAQLEGFAEEGLLNIVGGCCGSTPDHIRAIAEAVSKYPPRQIPEISTHMRLSGLEPFTLTKDIPFVNVGERTNITGSAKFRKLITAGDFATALDVARDPPPPPPPPPPPPPPPPPPPPPPPPPPPPPPPPPPPPPPPPPP